In Primulina eburnea isolate SZY01 chromosome 5, ASM2296580v1, whole genome shotgun sequence, a single window of DNA contains:
- the LOC140832176 gene encoding LOW QUALITY PROTEIN: uncharacterized protein (The sequence of the model RefSeq protein was modified relative to this genomic sequence to represent the inferred CDS: deleted 1 base in 1 codon) yields MPSNNVSRRKHNPKPSPTSPDSFRAEPWLKSMPSSKADLSRLIAVVSIAAAVAMACNFIANSINHHPKPFCDNNDYSLSDRCDPCPEHGLCYDGKMECGHGYRKRGKVCVEDGDINETAKKISKWAEVRVCDAYAQFFCSGIGGCWVGQDELWNKLYEEQTRDKDKLDEAIYMSARKRANETICKLLETRRNSQGMVEFKCPESIVNYYKPLSCRARKWMVEHALLLVPICALFMGGILIASRAYRRRLLSARAEQVYHEVCDILEERPLMSRSENAVGEPAWVAASWLRDHLLSPKERNDMVLWKKVEELVQEDSRVDQYPKLVKGESKVVWEWQVEGSLSASRKIKGSESKLKENVNYPLVRKAGREKLSLLVSDVDL; encoded by the exons ATGCCTTCCaacaatgtatcgaggagaaaGCACAATCCTAAACCTTCGCCAACTTCCCCCGATTCATTCCGTGCAGAACCATGGCTAAAGTCTATGCCTTCGTCAAAGGCCGACCTCTCCCGGTTGATCGCCGTCGTTTCCATCGCTGCCGCCGTGGCG ATGGCCTGTAATTTCATAGCCAACTCCATCAATCACCACCCAAAACCCTTCTGCGATAATAACGACTATTCTCTGTCAG ATCGCTGTGATCCCTGTCCTGAACATGGGCTATGTTATGATGGCAAGATGGAATGTGGCCATGGCTATAGGAAGCGTGGGAAGGTATGTGTTGAGGATGGAGATATTAATGAAACGGCCAAAAAGATT TCAAAATGGGCAGAAGTTCGTGTTTGTGATGCATATGCTCAATTTTTCTGCAGTGGAATAGGAGGCTGTTGG GTTGGGCAAGATGAACTTTGGAATAAGTTATATGAAGAACAAACGAGGGACAAGGATAAACTGGATGAAGCTATTTACATGTCTGCAAGAAAAAGAGCTAATGAGACCATATGTAAACTTTTAGAGACAAGAAGAAACAGTCAAGG GATGGTAGAGTTCAAGTGCCCGGAGTCGATTGTTAACTATTACAAGCCACTGTCATGTCGTGCTCGAAAGTGGATGGTCGAGCATGCTTTACTTTTAGTGCCAATATGTGCATTG TTCATGGGAGGAATATTAATAGCATCCAGGGCCTACAGAAGGCGTCTCTTGTCTGCTAGAGCTGAACAAGTTTACCATGAG GTTTGCGATATACTCGAAGAGAGGCCATTGATGTCTAGGAGTGAAAATGCTGTGGGTGAGCCTGCTTGGGTGGCTGCCTCGTGGTTGCGAGATCATCTTCTCTCACCCAAGGAAAGAAATGATATGGTTCTGTGGAAAAAG GTTGAGGAGTTGGTCCAAGAAGATTCTCGTGTTGATCAATACCCAAAGTTAGTGAAGGGTGAATCTAAGGTGGTATGGGAGTGGCAAG TTGAAGGTTCGCTAAGCGCATCAAGAAAAATAAAGGGAAGTGAATCAAAGTTGAAGGAAAACGTGAATTATCCTCTAGTGCGCAAAGCTGGACGCGAGAAATTGAGCCTCCTAGTTAGTGATGTTGATCTTTAA
- the LOC140832175 gene encoding septin and tuftelin-interacting protein 1 homolog 1 encodes MDEYQEMERFSMDNDYDDGQWIGGEFIGKRKQKRAQTKDDILYGVFASGDSDSDYEVSGSKKHRKSKTTDYTRPVNFVSTGSVLPNQEIDLDSKEDKQAAEEDNTRPMGLGLGFGSSSSKNANNVAGHIEADKDEDDDFLPAGFGKRIKEGAKLRQEREKEKAVLAKKSSQAMRRESEPSDVGSFEKHTKGIGMKLLEKMGYKGGGLGKNEQGILSPIEAKLRPKNMGMGFNDYNEASRSVLPQLDEKPLAQLSQASEGRPKEKLWSKRAPQKKKVYITAEELLAKKQEQGLEVFQKVFDMRGPQVRVLTNLENINEEERARENNVPMPELQHNIRLIVDLAELDVQKLDRDLRNERETVVALQKEKEKLQEEAYRQRKQLDNMEEIVGVLDRISDQSSNGLLTLKSLATSFMDLQTRFSDDYTLCNLSCIACSYALPLFIRIFQGWDPLQNPRHEVEVVSTWKKLLQGKDSLSISDATSPYNQLLMEVVFPAVRISGTNTWQARDPEPMLRFLESWEELLPPHILGIILDSIVIPKLSAAVDSWDPRRETIPIHSWIHPWLPLLGQKLENCYHTIRNRLASVLHAWHPSDMSAYYILSPWQTVFDPASWEQLMVRYIIPKLLVIMHELQINPANQKLDEFYWVRTWTAAIPIHHMLQLMDIFFNKWQEVLYHWLRSSPNFEEVTKWYLGWKELLPPELQANEHIRFRLNIGLDMMNQAVEGMEVVQPGLKENLSYLRVLEQRQFETQKKASVQAQQHTSTGLGNGIQADGMGGGVEMNLREVIEIHAQQNGLLFKPKPGRTQDGHQIYGFGNISIIVDSLNQKVFAQNEDMWSLVSLEQLLELHNRSTLKRR; translated from the coding sequence ATGGATGAGTATCAGGAAATGGAACGGTTTAGTATGGATAATGACTACGACGATGGTCAGTGGATTGGTGGCGAATTTATCGGGAAGCGCAAACAAAAACGAGCTCAGACAAAAGATGATATCCTTTATGGTGTATTTGCTTCTGGTGATAGTGATTCTGATTATGAGGTGTCTGGTTCAAAGAAACATAGGAAATCCAAGACGACTGATTATACGAGGCCTGTCAATTTTGTCTCGACTGGCTCTGTTTTGCCTAATCAGGAGATTGATCTAGATTCCAAGGAAGATAAGCAAGCAGCTGAGGAAGATAATACCCGACCTATGGGTTTGGGTCTTGGATTTGGTTCATCCTCTTCCAAAAATGCCAACAATGTTGCTGGACATATTGAAGCTGACAAGGATGAAGACGATGATTTTTTGCCTGCTGGATTTGGAAAGAGGATAAAGGAAGGTGCGAAGCTGCgacaagaaagggaaaaggaAAAGGCCGTGTTGGCTAAGAAATCTTCTCAGGCCATGAGAAGAGAATCGGAGCCATCTGATGTTGGTTCCTTTGAAAAGCATACCAAGGGCATCGGGATGAAGTTGCTGGAGAAGATGGGTTACAAAGGAGGCGGTCTTGGTAAAAACGAGCAGGGAATTTTATCCCCCATCGAGGCCAAGCTGCGGCCTAAGAATATGGGAATGGGTTTTAATGACTATAATGAAGCTAGTCGTTCAGTGTTACCACAATTGGATGAAAAACCACTGGCTCAATTAAGTCAAGCTTCAGAGGGTCGCCCGAAAGAGAAGCTTTGGTCGAAGAGAGCTCCACAGAAAAAGAAAGTTTATATAACTGCCGAAGAATTGCTGGCCAAGAAGCAAGAGCAGGGTCTTGAAGTTTTTCAGAAGGTTTTTGACATGAGAGGACCCCAGGTTCGAGTTTTGACCAACTTAGAGAACATAAATGAGGAAGAAAGAGCCAGGGAAAACAATGTTCCAATGCCTGAACTCCAGCACAATATCAGATTGATAGTTGATTTGGCCGAGCTAGATGTACAAAAGTTGGATAGGGATCTGCGGAATGAGAGGGAGACCGTGGTTGCTTTGcagaaagaaaaggagaaacTTCAGGAAGAGGCATATCGCCAAAGGAAGCAACTCGATAACATGGAAGAGATAGTTGGTGTACTGGACCGAATAAGTGACCAGAGCTCAAATGGATTGCTGACGCTAAAATCACTTGCTACATCATTTATGGACTTGCAGACTAGATTTTCTGATGATTACACATTGTGCAATTTATCGTGCATTGCATGCTCATACGCCCTTCCTTTGTTTATTAGAATATTTCAGGGATGGGATCCACTTCAAAATCCAAGACATGAAGTGGAGGTGGTATCCACGTGGAAGAAATTGCTTCAAGGGAAAGATTCATTGAGTATCTCTGATGCCACATCTCCGTATAATCAATTGCTGATGGAAGTTGTGTTTCCTGCTGTGCGAATATCTGGGACTAATACTTGGCAGGCACGAGATCCGGAACCCATGCTTCGGTTTTTGGAGTCTTGGGAAGAGCTTTTACCTCCTCATATTCTAGGCATCATACTTGATAGCATAGTCATACCGAAATTATCTGCTGCAGTAGACTCATGGGATCCACGCAGAGAAACCATCCCAATTCATTCTTGGATACATCCATGGCTGCCTTTATTGGGACAGAAGTTGGAAAATTGTTATCATACAATACGTAATAGGTTGGCGAGTGTCCTTCATGCTTGGCACCCTAGTGATATGTCTGCTTATTACATATTGTCTCCTTGGCAAACCGTGTTTGATCCTGCTAGTTGGGAGCAACTGATGGTTCGTTACATCATTCCAAAATTATTGGTAATCATGCATGAGTTGCAAATAAATCCTGCCAATCAGAAACTCGATGAATTCTATTGGGTACGAACATGGACTGCTGCTATTCCTATCCATCACATGCTACAACTGATGGATATCTTCTTCAATAAATGGCAAGAAGTTTTGTATCATTGGTTACGCTCAAGTCCAAACTTTGAGGAAGTAACCAAATGGTATCTTGGCTGGAAAGAACTTCTTCCACCCGAACTCCAAGCAAATGAGCATATTCGATTTAGGCTTAATATTGGTCTGGACATGATGAACCAGGCTGTTGAAGGCATGGAGGTGGTGCAGCCTGGCCTTAAAGAGAACTTAAGTTATCTCAGGGTGCTTGAACAAAGACAATTCGAGACACAGAAAAAAGCATCGGTACAAGCTCAACAGCATACCTCTACTGGCCTGGGCAATGGTATTCAAGCAGATGGTATGGGTGGTGGGGTTGAGATGAATTTGAGGGAAGTTATTGAAATTCATGCTCAACAGAATGGTCTCTTGTTTAAACCTAAACCTGGAAGAACCCAGGATGGACACCAGATATACGGCTTTGGTAACATAAGCATAATAGTAGATTCCCTTAACCAAAAAGTATTTGCACAAAACGAGGATATGTGGTCTTTGGTATCCCTTGAACAGCTGTTGGAGTTGCACAATCGTTCTACTTTGAAGCGACGTTGA
- the LOC140832178 gene encoding bax inhibitor 1-like gives MDSFASFFDSQSSSRNRWSYDSLKNFRQISPVVQNHLKQVYLSLCCALVASAVGAYLHILFNLGGFLTTLGCTGSIIWLLSVPQYEEKKRMSLLMAAALFEGASVGPLIELAIDFDPSIIVSAFVGCAVAFGCFSAAAMVARRREYLYLGGLLSSGLSILFWLHFASSIFGGSMALFKFELYFGLLVFVGYIVVDTQDIIEKAHFGDLDYVKHTLTLFTDFVAVFVRILIIMLKNASEKEEKKKKRRN, from the exons ATGGATTCGTTCGCATCcttcttcgattcgcaatcttCGTCGCGCAATCGGTGGAGTTACGATTCTCTTAAGAATTTCCGCCAGATTTCTCCCGTCGTCCAAAATCATCTCAAACAG GTGTACCTCTCACTATGCTGCGCCCTGGTAGCGTCTGCGGTTGGAGCTTATCTTCACATTCTTTTTAACCTTGGTGGGTTTCTTACAACTCTTGGATGCACGGGTAGCATAATTTGGCTACTCTCTGTGCCTCAGTATGAAGAG AAAAAGCGGATGTCTCTTCTAATGGCCGCAGCACTCTTTGAAGGGGCCTCAGTTGGTCCGTTGATCGAATTGGCAATTGACTTTGACCCAAG CATTATTGTTAGTGCTTTCGTTGGTTGTGCTGTGGCCTTCGGTTGTTTCTCAGCAGCTGCCATGGTAGCCAGGCGCAGGGAATACTTGTACCTTGGTGGCCTTCTTTCCTCTGGTCTGTCCATCCTATTCTGGTTGCACTTTGCATCGTCAATATTTGGTGGTTCTATGGCCCTTTTCAAATTTGAG TTGTATTTCGGGCTCTTGGTGTTCGTAGGTTACATAGTAGTTGACACTCAGGATATTATCGAGAAGGCACACTTTGGGGATCTCGATTACGTGAAGCACACTCTGACCCTTTTCACTGATTTTGTTGCTGTCTTTGTGCGTATTCTTATCATCATG
- the LOC140832177 gene encoding uncharacterized protein, translating to MAVRSGVLKAVVGIVALCLAAYIVGPPLYWHLVEGLAAFSRSSSSSCPSCNCDCVDSLQLLSVPEDCAKHDPEVSNDTQKNFVELLSEELKLREAEALKKHQHADMALLEAKKMTSQYQKEADKCNSGMETCEEAREKAEAALLAQKQLTAKWVLRASQRGWKEGITNHRS from the exons ATGGCGGTGAGAAGTGGTGTTTTGAAGGCAGTTGTCGGAATCGTGGCATTGTGTTTAGCAGCGTACATTGTTGGCCCACCTCTGTACTGGCATTTAGTGGAAGGCCTTGCCGCATTCAGCAGATCGTCTTCCTCCTCCTGTCCTTCCTGCAACTGTGACTGTGTTGATTCTCTGCAGCTGCTCTCCGTTCCCGAAG ATTGTGCAAAGCACGATCCAGAAGTAAGTAACGACACACAGAAGAATTTCGTGGAGCTACTGTCTGAGGAATTGAAGCTGCGGGAAGCGGAAGCTTTAAAAAAGCATCAGCATGCTGATATGGCGCTACTCGAGGCTAAGAAAATGACATCTCAATACCAGAAAGAGGCAGACAAGTGCAATTCTGGAATGGAAACATGTGAAGAGGCCAGAGAAAAGGCTGAAGCAGCTTTATTAGCACAGAAACAGTTGACTGCTAAGTGGGTGCTGAGGGCTAGCCAAAGAGGTTGGAAAGAAGGAATAACAAATCATCGATCCTAG
- the LOC140832174 gene encoding acetylornithine deacetylase isoform X2 — protein MATASVEHTLGDLNKDSFVALLGKLIGESKYVQNNPPELIPEEDRIVRHVLDVLRPFSTATGGGPLVLNHVTYKPNRGNLIVEYPGTQPGKILSFVGMHMDVVTANPSDWDFDPFSLSIEGDKLRGRGTTDCLGHVALVTELLRKLGESNPTLKSTVVAVFIASEENSSIPQVGVDALVRAGLLDKLKHGPLFWIDTADKQPCIGTGGMIPWKLHVSGKLFHSGLPHKAINPLELAMEALKEIQSRFYKDFPPHPSESIYGFATPSTMKPTQWNYPGGGINQIPAECRISGDVRLNLNLSVTDVINKLEEYVDDLNTNIEKLDTRGPVSKYCLPDENLRGRIDISFDEAMSGVACNLDSRGFHVLCKATEEVVGHVKPYSITGSLPLIRELQDEGFDVQTSGYGLMATYHAKNEYCLLSDMCQGYRVFVSIIAQLEDGV, from the exons ATGGCGACAGCAAGCGTCGAGCACACTCTTGGGGACCTGAACAAGGATTCCTTTGTCGCCCTTTTGGGGAAGCTGATCGGGGAGTCCAAATACGTGCAGAACAACCCGCCGGAGCTCATCCCGGAGGAGGACAGGATCGTCAGGCACGTGCTTGATGTCCTCCGCCCCTTCAGCACCGCCACTGGCGGCGGTCCACTTGTCCTGAACCACGTTACTTACAAGCCCAACAGAGGGAATCTCATTGTTGAGTACCCCGGGACTCAGCCCGGGAAGATCTTGTCTTTTGTTGGTATGCACATGGACGTCGTCACTGCCAACCCTTCTGATTGG GATTTTGATCCTTTTTCTTTGAGCATTGAAGGAGACAAACTCAGAGGGCGCGGAACAACTGACTGTTTGGGGCATGTTGCCCTTGTGACTGAACTACTGCGGAAGCTTGGGGAGTCAAACCCTACACTTAAATCCACTGTGGTTGCAGTATTTATTGCTAGTGAAGAGAACTCATCTATTCCTCAAGTTGGAGTTGATGCATTAGTGAGAGCTGGATTACTTGATAAATTAAAGCACGGACCATT GTTTTGGATTGACACCGCGGATAAACAGCCATGTATTGGTACTGGTGGCATGATACCATGGAAGCTTCATGTTAGTGGGAAGCTATTTCACAGTGGTCTACCCCACAAA GCAATCAATCCATTGGAGCTTGCTATGGAAGCTCTTAAAGAAATTCAGTCACGGTTTTACAAAGACTTTCCACCACATCCAAGTGAAAGTATATATGGCTTTGCAACACCATCAACCATGAAACCAACTCAGTGGAATT ATCCAGGGGGCGGCATCAATCAGATTCCAGCCGAGTGTAGAATTTCTGGAGATGTTAGGTTGAATTTAAATTTGAG TGTAACTGATGTGATTAATAagcttgaagaatatgttgatgACTTGAACACCAACATAGAAAAGCTGGACACTCGAGGGCCTGTTTCAAAATACTGTCTACCTGACGAGAACCTCAGGGGAAG AATTGATATAAGTTTTGACGAAGCAATGTCTGGAGTAGCTTGTAATCTTGATTCTCGTGGTTTCCACGTATTATGCAAAGCTACCGAAGAAGTTGTTGGGCATGTAAAACCATATTCTATCACCGGTAGCTTGCCTCTCATACGGGAATTACAG GATGAAGGTTTCGATGTTCAGACTTCTGGTTATG GTCTAATGGCGACGTACCATGCAAAGAATGAGTACTGCCTGCTTTCGGACATGTGCCAGGGATATCGGGTCTTTGTTAGTATCATTGCACAGTTAGAAGATGGAGTCTAA
- the LOC140832174 gene encoding acetylornithine deacetylase isoform X1, whose translation MATASVEHTLGDLNKDSFVALLGKLIGESKYVQNNPPELIPEEDRIVRHVLDVLRPFSTATGGGPLVLNHVTYKPNRGNLIVEYPGTQPGKILSFVGMHMDVVTANPSDWDFDPFSLSIEGDKLRGRGTTDCLGHVALVTELLRKLGESNPTLKSTVVAVFIASEENSSIPQVGVDALVRAGLLDKLKHGPLFWIDTADKQPCIGTGGMIPWKLHVSGKLFHSGLPHKAINPLELAMEALKEIQSRFYKDFPPHPSESIYGFATPSTMKPTQWNYPGGGINQIPAECRISGDVRLTPFYSVTDVINKLEEYVDDLNTNIEKLDTRGPVSKYCLPDENLRGRIDISFDEAMSGVACNLDSRGFHVLCKATEEVVGHVKPYSITGSLPLIRELQDEGFDVQTSGYGLMATYHAKNEYCLLSDMCQGYRVFVSIIAQLEDGV comes from the exons ATGGCGACAGCAAGCGTCGAGCACACTCTTGGGGACCTGAACAAGGATTCCTTTGTCGCCCTTTTGGGGAAGCTGATCGGGGAGTCCAAATACGTGCAGAACAACCCGCCGGAGCTCATCCCGGAGGAGGACAGGATCGTCAGGCACGTGCTTGATGTCCTCCGCCCCTTCAGCACCGCCACTGGCGGCGGTCCACTTGTCCTGAACCACGTTACTTACAAGCCCAACAGAGGGAATCTCATTGTTGAGTACCCCGGGACTCAGCCCGGGAAGATCTTGTCTTTTGTTGGTATGCACATGGACGTCGTCACTGCCAACCCTTCTGATTGG GATTTTGATCCTTTTTCTTTGAGCATTGAAGGAGACAAACTCAGAGGGCGCGGAACAACTGACTGTTTGGGGCATGTTGCCCTTGTGACTGAACTACTGCGGAAGCTTGGGGAGTCAAACCCTACACTTAAATCCACTGTGGTTGCAGTATTTATTGCTAGTGAAGAGAACTCATCTATTCCTCAAGTTGGAGTTGATGCATTAGTGAGAGCTGGATTACTTGATAAATTAAAGCACGGACCATT GTTTTGGATTGACACCGCGGATAAACAGCCATGTATTGGTACTGGTGGCATGATACCATGGAAGCTTCATGTTAGTGGGAAGCTATTTCACAGTGGTCTACCCCACAAA GCAATCAATCCATTGGAGCTTGCTATGGAAGCTCTTAAAGAAATTCAGTCACGGTTTTACAAAGACTTTCCACCACATCCAAGTGAAAGTATATATGGCTTTGCAACACCATCAACCATGAAACCAACTCAGTGGAATT ATCCAGGGGGCGGCATCAATCAGATTCCAGCCGAGTGTAGAATTTCTGGAGATGTTAG GTTGACCCCATTCTATAG TGTAACTGATGTGATTAATAagcttgaagaatatgttgatgACTTGAACACCAACATAGAAAAGCTGGACACTCGAGGGCCTGTTTCAAAATACTGTCTACCTGACGAGAACCTCAGGGGAAG AATTGATATAAGTTTTGACGAAGCAATGTCTGGAGTAGCTTGTAATCTTGATTCTCGTGGTTTCCACGTATTATGCAAAGCTACCGAAGAAGTTGTTGGGCATGTAAAACCATATTCTATCACCGGTAGCTTGCCTCTCATACGGGAATTACAG GATGAAGGTTTCGATGTTCAGACTTCTGGTTATG GTCTAATGGCGACGTACCATGCAAAGAATGAGTACTGCCTGCTTTCGGACATGTGCCAGGGATATCGGGTCTTTGTTAGTATCATTGCACAGTTAGAAGATGGAGTCTAA